In the Schistocerca gregaria isolate iqSchGreg1 chromosome 6, iqSchGreg1.2, whole genome shotgun sequence genome, one interval contains:
- the LOC126278784 gene encoding piggyBac transposable element-derived protein 3-like, whose product MSRDRVLALRDAFHVVDASSAPDNNIKVWKVHPVLNAVRNVCLSLPQDHVTYSVDEQMIQFTGHCPLRQFVKNIPRPVGLKNFVLTTSAGLVLHFEVYQGDSTPLQTKEFGLGPSVILRLAQTLPQESFIYLDKYFTSLPLLEKLTEMELYGSGTIMANRLKGLPLTDTSKMVHGQSIEHVAENCDLVVVEWKDSNKVIMASNCCGSTPTEAVQHWSKIDNKHIEVDCPSVVRKI is encoded by the coding sequence ATGTCAAGAGACAGGGTTCTGGCACTCAGAGATGCTTTTCACGTGGTTGATGCTTCCTCTGCCCCAGATAATAATATTAAAGTGTGGAAAGTACATCCAGTTCTTAATGCAGTAAGAAATGTGTGCCTCAGTCTTCCACAGGATCATGTTACTTATTCAGTTGACGAACAAATGATACAATTTACGGGTCACTGCCCACTGAGGCAGTTTGTAAAAAACATACCTCGACCAGTTGGGTTAAAGAACTTTGTGCTTACTACATCAGCTGGTCTTGTATTACACTTTGAAGTATATCAAGGTGATTCAACTCCTCTACAGACTAAGGAGTTTGGATTAGGCCCTTCTGTGATATTAAGATTGGCTCAAACTTTACCTCAAGAAAGCTTCATCTACCTTGATAAATATTTTACATCATTGCCTTTACTGGAGAAATTGACTGAAATGGAGCTCTATGGAAGTGGAACAATAATGGCCAACAGACTAAAGGGCTTGCCTCTCACTGACACAAGCAAGATGGTTCATGGACAGAGTATAGAACATGTTGCTGAAAACTGTGATTTAGTAGTTGTAGAGTGGAAAGACAGCAACAAAGTAATCATGGCTTCAAACTGCTGTGGCTCCACACCGACTGAGGCTGTGCAACATTGGTCCAAAATTGATAACAAACACATTGAAGTCGATTGTCCTTCTGTGGTGCGCAAAATATAA